Genomic DNA from Prunus persica cultivar Lovell chromosome G1, Prunus_persica_NCBIv2, whole genome shotgun sequence:
GAAAATGCCAAACTTCATCCCCTTAACCCCAATCCAAACTCTTAACTCGCAAATATTCAAATGTaactcaaaatccaaaaatgcGAAAAttcattcccataaacccaatccaaattccaactccaaaatgtcaaaatttaaaatcaaatgaCTAATGCGCTTGTTCATAAATAGCACATtgcttcaattttcttttcaagcgGCGGTGTACAACAAGGCCTAAAACTTCATGTGTAATTCGTAAAATTTTCCCTTCAAGGTTTGAAGTTtggtttttgatttttgggtaGTGGAGTTTGGTGTTTGGGCCAACCCAGCATCCCACTTTAGGgctacaaaaattaaaatcaaaaccacATCAGTGTGGTTATAGATTTGGAAGAAATGGCAATAGCATCAACATCAGCCTCAGCCTCAAAgctcttctctttttcctcgTTATCATTCCGTCTGCGAAGCCTCACAACCGCCTCTAGTATCAGCAGCAACTGCAGCACCacaagcaagaagaagaaggagaaggagaaccTGAAGCAGAGAGTGgtgataaaagaaaagaggagaaCGCGTTCTGATAGAGAGTTCAAATTGGAAACCATTAAACGTTATGGAGATACTGCCGCCCACATTCCAGTCATGCTTGGTGAAGTTTTGGATGTATTCTCGGCATCCAAACAGCTCCGGTACTTCGTCGACTGTACGGTTGGAGCTGCTGGGCATTCCTCTGCGGTCAGTAATcactcttcatctctcttcaTTTGAAGTTTTTGTGAGTTGGGTTTTTGGATTTATTGTTAATTACTTGCAGATAATTGAAGGCCATCCAGAAATGGAAGTGTATGTAGGACTTGATGTTGATCCTGTGGCGCTTGAGAAGGCTCGAGCACGGATCAACTCTGTTTTGCATAACCCAACTTCTTCGACCCTCAAAGCTTCCACCTTTCTGGAgaatttcagatatgttaaGTCTCTGCTTTGCGATGTGGATGAGACACTCCTTGACACTGGGATTGATGGGATTTTAATGGACTTGGGAATGTCATCAATGCAAGTGAACGATCCTGAAAGAGGGTTCAGTGTGCTTGCTAATGGACCTCTTGATATGCGAATGGATCCTCAGGTAACAGATGTTTCGACATTCTTATATCTAATGGAGActgggaattttttattttttttttggttctctAATTatgcatataaaaaatttgagtgTGTAAGTGTAGGCTGCCTGGTTACTCCATTTTGaagtcttgttttttttttttttttttttttttttttttttttttttttttttttgaggaccttttctattgaaaggggcgatagcatattaaactcacacacacaacacgaaGTCTTTCAGCTGGTAGAACTTTGTTATAGACTGTTGGTAATCTTATTGAGTCAATCTAGTATTTATGGTgataattatttctttagatGGGCTCCATCAGGGAGTCTTTAATACCATTCTCTCTATACTTGTCCATCAGGGTTGCTTGCGTCCGTGAATTAACTCAAATGCGATGCCAATTATACTGATGTTTAGGCTATAATCACTTCTCATCAGAAGCATATGGTGAGGCTACAGTTACGCCACATGCATGTACATGCAGCAAATTGTTGCCCTTGACGATATTTTACATAAGTATGAGGATTGGATGTGCCATGACCTTCATGAGGATTTAATATTTAGGACAGTTGAGGATGGACTGCTGTACATTGCCTATCATGGGCTCATGTGGGGTTGAAAAGATTTGAATGGCCCCAATTATGATCCCCTTGTTATAATTTATATGAACCTGTGACTCGACTTCTGGAACTAGGCTTAGttatctattttcttttcgAAATTAATGCCCGCTGCCAACAATGTCTGTCTGCTTCATTGAAGTTCTAGGTGATATTGTAGGGTGAATGAAAAGTTTCTAGGCGGAATGACATACATGATTCCTATGTTTTACTGGTTGCATCATCATTTtaaatgtttgtttcatttaattgatTGGAGTAGGGCTATGACAGGCAAGTCTGAAAGCTGAAGACATTTTAAACTCTTGGCCAGAGACTGAGGTAGGGCGCATCCTGCGAGAGTATGGGGAAGAAAGTAACTGGTACTCTCTTCAAAATAGAATTGTTAAAGCCCGATTGAATGGTGGATTGCATTCCACTGGTGATCTAGTTGATCTTATAAAAAGTGCGACTCCTCTGAGTCGAGGTAGGTATCCTCTTGTGCTCTGTTGTGGTTCTACTTTGGCCTTGCATTGTATATATCTGTCAAGATTATAGTACCTTTGCGTGTTTTGGTCATGGCTatgcaaaaaaagtttcaattaCTAAAATCGAATTCAATTGCAACAGAAGGAAGGCAAGGTTGGATTAAGACAGCTACAAGGGTCTTTCAAGCTCTGAGGATAGCTGTCAACGATGAACTGAAGACTCTGGAGGATTCTCTTTATGCTTGTTTTGACTGCCTTGCACCTGGTGGTAGGCTAGCGGTCATCTCTTTCCATAGTTTGGAAGAcagaattgtgaaacaaacaTTTCTGGACATAATCAATGTCAAAGATGGAGATGGGGATATTGAtatgaatgaagaagaagcgcGGAACAAAGATTTGAGAAAGGTCAGGAATGACATTGATGAAAGTGAAGCATGGATCAAACAAATGGTACAAGGCTTGAGAGGAACAATTCTCACTAAGAGACCAATTACACCATCTGAAAAGGAAGAGAGCCTGAATAGCCGTTCCAGAAGTGCTAAGCTGAGGGTGATTCAGAAGGCttagtttaattattttgatgaattaGGTTTTGAAGACATTCCTACAGCAATATTTATCTGCATCTCTGGTGTTTTCCCCATTTTTTATTCACATTTTGTTTAGGTTGGGAGTTTAGATTATATaaacattttttgtttttgaggaatgtaatattccacatATATGAAATATCTCAAACCCTAGAGTGTTCATCCATTTGATAGGAACTATTTCCTTGCAAATATGCTAGAGGTTGGTGTTGGAAGTGTAATGAGAGAAGTGTAATGACCATGTATTAGAAATCTTCTcgtttctcttttgtttttttcttttgataaattACCAGAAATCTTCTCTTGAGTTATTGTAAATCAAGATGCAAAGTTGTT
This window encodes:
- the LOC18791804 gene encoding uncharacterized protein LOC18791804 produces the protein MAIASTSASASKLFSFSSLSFRLRSLTTASSISSNCSTTSKKKKEKENLKQRVVIKEKRRTRSDREFKLETIKRYGDTAAHIPVMLGEVLDVFSASKQLRYFVDCTVGAAGHSSAIIEGHPEMEVYVGLDVDPVALEKARARINSVLHNPTSSTLKASTFLENFRYVKSLLCDVDETLLDTGIDGILMDLGMSSMQVNDPERGFSVLANGPLDMRMDPQASLKAEDILNSWPETEVGRILREYGEESNWYSLQNRIVKARLNGGLHSTGDLVDLIKSATPLSREGRQGWIKTATRVFQALRIAVNDELKTLEDSLYACFDCLAPGGRLAVISFHSLEDRIVKQTFLDIINVKDGDGDIDMNEEEARNKDLRKVRNDIDESEAWIKQMVQGLRGTILTKRPITPSEKEESLNSRSRSAKLRVIQKA